The Mustelus asterias chromosome 30, sMusAst1.hap1.1, whole genome shotgun sequence DNA segment tgttttcctgactcctgtattgcattagagccaatggcagagcatctatccagtttttccctgtttcattgcaaattttgcttattttagccttaagggtcccgtttgctctctccaccattccttgggattgggggtgatatacgcatccaaacttctgctttattcggagtgccgagagtgtctctctcagtgcccttcctataaaagcagatccattgtctgaacttaattgcgtgggtatgccaaatcttgggataatttcttttgacaggaagttaatcaccgttccagatccttgatctttggatggcgttgcttctatccatctgctgaatctatcaataatcactaacatgtatcttttccccctcaccacctttcccatatccacatagtccatgcatagatgtttaaatggtccttcaggaatgggtatatgccctattggggcagtaatgcccttcctgatgttattctgagcacacacctcacactgacttagtatggagtcaatcgagttttgcaggtatggtgaccagaatccttccttcttgatcttcctagccacttctcctcttgcacagtggtccactccatgcgcttcgctaattagtacggttagtaatgatgtgggtgctatgactaatccctccccatttctccatatcctgtcctgttgtccctgtagtgctcctctatctttccacattgccttttcagctacagaggtttcctcctgtaactgtgctacatcttctaatgtgatctgaggttcgatatcccccgtacctggccctgggtgcggccttgctatttctactggggctatcgtagcctcaatgcatcctgacgcttctttagctgccttgtcggctttggtgtttccctgtgtgatgctgtctgctccctttttatgcgcctgacacttaattatggctaattcccttggacccatcatggcccttattaaagccctgatttgaccttcgtgttgtattggtcctcctccgcttttcataaatcccctttgcttccatattgccccgaacagatggcagaccccgtgggcataggccgaatcagtataaatttccaatgcttccccgtttgctagctcacatggtctggtcaatgctttaagttctgccagttgggctgaacagggctgttcacatttctctgcttctatgacttcaagtgtttcccctttctgttcaactatggcatagcctgcgtggtttcctaagtgatccctgtaacatgagccatctacatacagtatccttttcccttctgtcactagtccctctgctcttaaatcttttctcagtttcataaatgtttttgcttctcttaagcattcatgttcttctccttcatgaggtaatggcatgtaatcagctggatttactctgttgcactttataatcgtgatatctggaaatgtggttagcattcgataatgatggatcctagcaggtgtcagcacaaattttccttgctcaatcaattcagctaccttatggtatacatgtatgtttatcggatatcccattgtgaccgtggctgccttttcgtacgcccaccaagctgctgccagaccttgatagcacggagggtatcccattgctacgtcgtctagcttggtactgtaatatgctacagcctgccttcgtctaccct contains these protein-coding regions:
- the LOC144480911 gene encoding protein NYNRIN-like — translated: MKLRKDLRAEGLVTEGKRILYVDGSCYRDHLGNHAGYAIVEQKGETLEVIEAEKCEQPCSAQLAELKALTRPCELANGEALEIYTDSAYAHGVCHLFGAIWKQRGFMKSGGGPIQHEGQIRALIRAMMGPRELAIIKCQAHKKGADSITQGNTKADKAAKEASGCIEATIAPVEIARPHPGPGTGDIEPQITLEDVAQLQEETSVAEKAMWKDRGALQGQQDRIWRNGEGLVIAPTSLLTVLISEAHGVDHCARGEVARKIKKEGFWSPYLQNSIDSILSQCEVCAQNNIRKGITAPIGHIPIPEGPFKHLCMDYVDMGKVVRGKRYMLVIIDRFSRWIEATPSKDQGSGTVINFLSKEIIPRFGIPTQLSSDNGSAFIGRALRETLSALRIKQKFGCVYHPQSQGMVERANGTLKAKISKICNETGKNWIDALPLALMQYRSQENRITHLSPHEMMTGRVMPVPKIRGSGGPTLECLDQSTKEYIQQLTVIHRTIFEQEKAKEEENPVTEHQIKPGDRVYIRKFRRRWNEPRREGPFEVTKVSPTALQVEGSTLWYHLNHCTRTVPGVGERREIEEVHRVDRGDSEEEIEIHGENRGEEEQSQGRTKRIEDDESSSVHELADDTNAQPEPISQGAEGGEDREGAPFPTWELETISLRNFRDP